In one Silene latifolia isolate original U9 population chromosome 10, ASM4854445v1, whole genome shotgun sequence genomic region, the following are encoded:
- the LOC141609474 gene encoding FBD-associated F-box protein At5g56370-like isoform X1, whose translation MNVGKKTAEMQRGNVDRISDLPDFILHDILLILDTKEAGRTSVLSKRWYRAWSSIPVLVFQPRYFKIDVCKARNDESEDDKDKLQRFVKFVDGTMLRYSILEFKIRKMYLEVLIVDEELVNLVDTWIKIAVLNQIEELEIQIHGNIDYVLPEFLFCAKSLKVLKCRRIELPYYEIMELVSLTHLTLEPISVDEDMLQRIISYCPLVELDITHEYLDEVSLPWMRKVDGRVEGCGSGTMQSNLQESPLQKFVFCSNRVYLPWPWKMNAMPLKNLKTVEISCATITDDIVYELISLEKLALNSCVRLKYVKISSLSLKDFQIHDSPDFMAELLEVTLDTPNLLEFKYNCKVETSLSLIRVLDRCNAQFSPFMFDIDILTTDWFVELKQFLKDTKLFKSLEMNLWHVDPIVVEEDQLRSFNTGRPYKLSELKLVETCLWDSTLYMESSLTTFLDALFWCCHPDVLSITTNSEISATKSILSILGKKVDCWKDPLKSIESP comes from the exons ATGAATGTTGGGAAAAAGACAGCAGAGATGCAAAGGGGTAATGTTGATAGAATTTCGGACCTTCCGGATTTTATCCTACATGACATTCTCTTAATCCTCGATACCAAAGAGGCGGGTCGCACTAGTGTATTGTCTAAGAGGTGGTATAGAGCTTGGTCTTCCATTCCGGTTCTGGTTTTTCAGCCTCGATACTTTAAGATAGACGTGTGTAAAGCTCGTAATGATGAGAGCGAGGATGATAAAGATAAACTTCAACGTTTTGTGAAGTTTGTGGATGGGACCATGCTAAGATATTCCATTCTCGAGTTTAAAATAAGAAAGATGTATCTAGAGGTTCTGATAGTTGATGAAGAGCTAGTAAATTTGGTTGATACATGGATAAAGATCGCTGTGCTAAACCAAATCGAGGAATTAGAAATCCAGATTCATGGTAATATTGACTACGTGCTGCCTGAGTTTCTGTTTTGTGCAAAATCgctaaaagttttgaaatgtcgTCGCATTGAGCTACCGTATTATGAGATAATGGAGCTTGTCTCTCTTACACATTTAACTTTAGAGCCGATATCTGTAGATGAGGATATGCTTCAAAGAATTATCTCTTACTGCCCTTTGGTTGAATTAGATATCACACATGAATACCTTGATGAAGTTTCACTTCCTTGGATGAGAAAAGTTGATGGAAGAGTCGAAGGCTGTGGTAGTGGAACAATGCAATCCAACCTCCAAGAATCTCCCCTTCAAAAGTTTGTTTTTTGTAGTAATCGTGTATATTTGCCATGGCCATGGAAAATGAATGCTATGCCATTGAAAAACTTGAAGACGGTAGAGATTAGTTGTGCGACTATTACAGATGACATTGTTTATGAGCTTATATCGCTTGAAAAGTTAGCATTGAATTCATGCGTACGGCTGAAATACGTTAAGATCTCAAGCCTTTCGTTGAAGGATTTTCAAATTCACGATTCCCCAGACTTCATGGCTGAATTACTAGAGGTTACACTTGACACCCCTAACTTGCTTGAGTTTAAGTACAATTGTAAAGTGGAGACCTCCTTGTCGTTGATCAGAGTGCTAGATCGTTGTAATGCTCAATTCAGTCCATTCATGTTTGATATTGATATTTTAACCACTGATTGGTTTGTTGAGCTAAAACAGTTTCTCAAGGATACAAAGTTATTCAAATCTCTAGAGATGAACTTGTGGCATGTTGATCCG ATTGTGGTAGAAGAGGACCAACTGAGAAGTTTTAATACTGGCCGACCATACAAACTCAGTGAGCTAAAGCTGGTTGAAACATGCCTTTGGGACTCTACGCTGTATATGGAATCTTCACTTACGACCTTTCTGGATGCACTGTTTTGGTGTTGCCACCCTGATGTGCTGTCAATTACAACTAATTCAGAGATTTCGGCTACTAAG tcGATCTTGAGCATCCTCGGGAAAAAAGTTGATTGTTGGAAGGATCCTTTGAAGAGCATTGAATCCCCTTGA
- the LOC141609474 gene encoding FBD-associated F-box protein At5g56370-like isoform X3, whose translation MNVGKKTAEMQRGNVDRISDLPDFILHDILLILDTKEAGRTSVLSKRWYRAWSSIPVLVFQPRYFKIDVCKARNDESEDDKDKLQRFVKFVDGTMLRYSILEFKIRKMYLEVLIVDEELVNLVDTWIKIAVLNQIEELEIQIHGNIDYVLPEFLFCAKSLKVLKCRRIELPYYEIMELVSLTHLTLEPISVDEDMLQRIISYCPLVELDITHEYLDEVSLPWMRKVDGRVEGCGSGTMQSNLQESPLQKFVFCSNRVYLPWPWKMNAMPLKNLKTVEISCATITDDIVYELISLEKLALNSCVRLKYVKISSLSLKDFQIHDSPDFMAELLEFLKDTKLFKSLEMNLWHVDPIVVEEDQLRSFNTGRPYKLSELKLVETCLWDSTLYMESSLTTFLDALFWCCHPDVLSITTNSEISATKSILSILGKKVDCWKDPLKSIESP comes from the exons ATGAATGTTGGGAAAAAGACAGCAGAGATGCAAAGGGGTAATGTTGATAGAATTTCGGACCTTCCGGATTTTATCCTACATGACATTCTCTTAATCCTCGATACCAAAGAGGCGGGTCGCACTAGTGTATTGTCTAAGAGGTGGTATAGAGCTTGGTCTTCCATTCCGGTTCTGGTTTTTCAGCCTCGATACTTTAAGATAGACGTGTGTAAAGCTCGTAATGATGAGAGCGAGGATGATAAAGATAAACTTCAACGTTTTGTGAAGTTTGTGGATGGGACCATGCTAAGATATTCCATTCTCGAGTTTAAAATAAGAAAGATGTATCTAGAGGTTCTGATAGTTGATGAAGAGCTAGTAAATTTGGTTGATACATGGATAAAGATCGCTGTGCTAAACCAAATCGAGGAATTAGAAATCCAGATTCATGGTAATATTGACTACGTGCTGCCTGAGTTTCTGTTTTGTGCAAAATCgctaaaagttttgaaatgtcgTCGCATTGAGCTACCGTATTATGAGATAATGGAGCTTGTCTCTCTTACACATTTAACTTTAGAGCCGATATCTGTAGATGAGGATATGCTTCAAAGAATTATCTCTTACTGCCCTTTGGTTGAATTAGATATCACACATGAATACCTTGATGAAGTTTCACTTCCTTGGATGAGAAAAGTTGATGGAAGAGTCGAAGGCTGTGGTAGTGGAACAATGCAATCCAACCTCCAAGAATCTCCCCTTCAAAAGTTTGTTTTTTGTAGTAATCGTGTATATTTGCCATGGCCATGGAAAATGAATGCTATGCCATTGAAAAACTTGAAGACGGTAGAGATTAGTTGTGCGACTATTACAGATGACATTGTTTATGAGCTTATATCGCTTGAAAAGTTAGCATTGAATTCATGCGTACGGCTGAAATACGTTAAGATCTCAAGCCTTTCGTTGAAGGATTTTCAAATTCACGATTCCCCAGACTTCATGGCTGAATTACTAGAG TTTCTCAAGGATACAAAGTTATTCAAATCTCTAGAGATGAACTTGTGGCATGTTGATCCG ATTGTGGTAGAAGAGGACCAACTGAGAAGTTTTAATACTGGCCGACCATACAAACTCAGTGAGCTAAAGCTGGTTGAAACATGCCTTTGGGACTCTACGCTGTATATGGAATCTTCACTTACGACCTTTCTGGATGCACTGTTTTGGTGTTGCCACCCTGATGTGCTGTCAATTACAACTAATTCAGAGATTTCGGCTACTAAG tcGATCTTGAGCATCCTCGGGAAAAAAGTTGATTGTTGGAAGGATCCTTTGAAGAGCATTGAATCCCCTTGA
- the LOC141609474 gene encoding FBD-associated F-box protein At5g56370-like isoform X2: MNVGKKTAEMQRGNVDRISDLPDFILHDILLILDTKEAGRTSVLSKRWYRAWSSIPVLVFQPRYFKIDVCKARNDESEDDKDKLQRFVKFVDGTMLRYSILEFKIRKMYLEVLIVDEELVNLVDTWIKIAVLNQIEELEIQIHGNIDYVLPEFLFCAKSLKVLKCRRIELPYYEIMELVSLTHLTLEPISVDEDMLQRIISYCPLVELDITHEYLDEVSLPWMRKVDGRVEGCGSGTMQSNLQESPLQKFVFCSNRVYLPWPWKMNAMPLKNLKTVEISCATITDDIVYELISLEKLALNSCVRLKYVKISSLSLKDFQIHDSPDFMAELLEVTLDTPNLLEFKYNCKVETSLSLIRVLDRCNAQFSPFMFDIDILTTDWFVELKQFLKDTKLFKSLEMNLWHVDPIVVEEDQLRSFNTGRPYKLSELKLVETCLWDSTLYMESSLTTFLDALFWCCHPDVLSITTNSEISATKV; this comes from the exons ATGAATGTTGGGAAAAAGACAGCAGAGATGCAAAGGGGTAATGTTGATAGAATTTCGGACCTTCCGGATTTTATCCTACATGACATTCTCTTAATCCTCGATACCAAAGAGGCGGGTCGCACTAGTGTATTGTCTAAGAGGTGGTATAGAGCTTGGTCTTCCATTCCGGTTCTGGTTTTTCAGCCTCGATACTTTAAGATAGACGTGTGTAAAGCTCGTAATGATGAGAGCGAGGATGATAAAGATAAACTTCAACGTTTTGTGAAGTTTGTGGATGGGACCATGCTAAGATATTCCATTCTCGAGTTTAAAATAAGAAAGATGTATCTAGAGGTTCTGATAGTTGATGAAGAGCTAGTAAATTTGGTTGATACATGGATAAAGATCGCTGTGCTAAACCAAATCGAGGAATTAGAAATCCAGATTCATGGTAATATTGACTACGTGCTGCCTGAGTTTCTGTTTTGTGCAAAATCgctaaaagttttgaaatgtcgTCGCATTGAGCTACCGTATTATGAGATAATGGAGCTTGTCTCTCTTACACATTTAACTTTAGAGCCGATATCTGTAGATGAGGATATGCTTCAAAGAATTATCTCTTACTGCCCTTTGGTTGAATTAGATATCACACATGAATACCTTGATGAAGTTTCACTTCCTTGGATGAGAAAAGTTGATGGAAGAGTCGAAGGCTGTGGTAGTGGAACAATGCAATCCAACCTCCAAGAATCTCCCCTTCAAAAGTTTGTTTTTTGTAGTAATCGTGTATATTTGCCATGGCCATGGAAAATGAATGCTATGCCATTGAAAAACTTGAAGACGGTAGAGATTAGTTGTGCGACTATTACAGATGACATTGTTTATGAGCTTATATCGCTTGAAAAGTTAGCATTGAATTCATGCGTACGGCTGAAATACGTTAAGATCTCAAGCCTTTCGTTGAAGGATTTTCAAATTCACGATTCCCCAGACTTCATGGCTGAATTACTAGAGGTTACACTTGACACCCCTAACTTGCTTGAGTTTAAGTACAATTGTAAAGTGGAGACCTCCTTGTCGTTGATCAGAGTGCTAGATCGTTGTAATGCTCAATTCAGTCCATTCATGTTTGATATTGATATTTTAACCACTGATTGGTTTGTTGAGCTAAAACAGTTTCTCAAGGATACAAAGTTATTCAAATCTCTAGAGATGAACTTGTGGCATGTTGATCCG ATTGTGGTAGAAGAGGACCAACTGAGAAGTTTTAATACTGGCCGACCATACAAACTCAGTGAGCTAAAGCTGGTTGAAACATGCCTTTGGGACTCTACGCTGTATATGGAATCTTCACTTACGACCTTTCTGGATGCACTGTTTTGGTGTTGCCACCCTGATGTGCTGTCAATTACAACTAATTCAGAGATTTCGGCTACTAAG GTTTAG
- the LOC141609475 gene encoding putative F-box/LRR-repeat protein At4g15060, whose product MTPDCNNPKHGEFNSTDRLSDLPDFIIHHIISYLRKEEAYRTSVLSKRWNQIFATNPILDFYLYYNNKFTTEMIPRVLEYIDTRMQKFSKENLRMTKFKLAIPANDLLLPSKVDEWLEIALRNQVAEITLGGPTNYKLPDILFRAKSLKHLDCDNVEIPYYEAVDLVSLEYLHLSRNVVLEERMLFHIVSSCLNLKELVLSFCPGFKNLVIPRHSKLEDLYIGGHVPEDGGKVILETSSLRSFQYNINGKNEPWPIISNRGLLRNLRHLSVTSLCITGEDLAKLVPELTSLEKLKFIGCYMLTNTKISHTQLKQIYFSDCDNLLNVVIDAPNLNKFNFYGDIEPSLSITIHSQANCNIQIDTCVSYFDTDEFIKLKKLLKGLNSCNVLKICFLGELSKVSQMSCIYIIV is encoded by the coding sequence ATGACGCCCGATTGCAATAACCCAAAACATGGGGAGTTTAATTCTACGGATAGGCTCTCAGATTTACCGGATTTTATCATACATCATATAATTTCTTATTTGCGTAAGGAAGAGGCGTATAGAACTAGCGTCTTGTCGAAAAGATGGAATCAAATCTTCGCTACGAACCCAATTCTCGATTTTTATCTTTATTATAACAACAAGTTTACTACGGAAATGATTCCAAGAGTTTTGGAATATATAGATACTCGAATgcaaaaattttcaaaagaaaACCTGCGTATGACGAAGTTcaaacttgcaattccggctaaTGATTTACTGTTGCCTTCCAAAGTTGATGAGTGGCTTGAGATAGCCTTGCGTAACCAAGTTGCGGAAATTACACTTGGAGGTCCTACTAACTACAAATTACCCGATATTCTGTTTCGTGCCAAGTCGTTAAAACATCTTGATTGTGATAATGTCGAGATACCATACTATGAAGCTGTGGATCTTGTGTCTCTCGAGTATTTGCATTTATCTCGTAATGTCGTTTTAGAGGAGCGTATGCTATTTCATATTGTTAGTTCATGTCTGAACCTGAAAGAATTGGTTCTCTCATTTTGCCCTGGCTTCAAAAATTTGGTGATTCCACGTCATAGTAAACTGGAGGATCTCTATATTGGGGGACATGTACCTGAAGACGGCGGGAAAGTCATTCTCGAGACTTCTAGTCTTAGGTCTTTTCAGTACAATATCAACGGCAAGAACGAACCCTGGCCGATTATCTCAAATCGGGGTTTATTGAGAAATTTGAGGCATCTAAGCGTAACTAGTCTTTGTATTACAGGGGAGGATCTTGCTAAACTAGTACCGGAACTCACCTCGCTAGAGAAATTGAAGTTTATTGGCTGTTACATGCTGACGAATACCAAAATATCGCATacccaactaaaacaaatttactTTTCCGATTGTGATAATTTGTTAAATGTTGTGATTGATGCTCCAAATTTGAATAAGTTCAACTTTTATGGTGATATAGAACCGTCCTTATCTATCACTATTCATAGTCAAGCCAATTGTAACATCCAAATTGATACGTGTGTTTCGTATTTTGACACTGACGAATTTATCAAACTGAAGAAGCTCTTGAAAGGACTAAATAGTTGCAATGTTTTGAAAATCTGTTTCCTCGGGGAATTATCTAAGGTATCGCAAATGAGCTGCATATATATAATTGTTTAG